One window from the genome of Solea solea chromosome 2, fSolSol10.1, whole genome shotgun sequence encodes:
- the glb1l gene encoding beta-galactosidase-1-like protein: MAAAVLILFVSCLSLSENLVSGGRSFSIDYKNDCFLKDGKPFQFISGSVHYSRIPRQYWKDRLVKMYMTGLNAVQVYVPWNFHEAVPDVHDFTADRDLEHFLDLANQTGLLVILRPGPYICAEWEMGGLPAWLLQKPNIILRSADTDYLQAVSNWLAVLLPKMRPWLYINGGNIISVQVENEYGSYYACDYNYMRQLRTLFRHFLGEDVVLFTTDGNTDKEMKCGTLEGLYATVDFGTDTNVTEAFSRQRRFEPQGPLVNSEFYTGWLDHWGDQHAVVNTQKVSKVLEEMLTMGANVNMYMFEGGTNFGYWNGADHDNKYRSVVTSYDYDAPLSEAGDPTEKLLAIREVIKQFREIPSGSMPPATPKFAYGFVTLRKVGSINDVLNTISPLGPVRSQDPLTFEEIKQYYGYMLYRTTLPRDLSQPTPLISPLNGVHDRAYVSVNGVFQGLLERDKVLVMNVTGQQGDTLDILIENMGRVNFGSKINDYKGLVSNLFLGKDLLTDWRIYPLDIDGAITGGWPQYGQSLPTPEKEASAGPTFYTGTLQPNGLAWDTFLRLSEWRKGQVWLNGVNLGRYWPARGPQMTLYVPGSLLSTTRPNKITVLELEGAPAHMRVLFMDRPQLNFTVDKS; the protein is encoded by the exons ATGGCGGCCGCTGTGTTGATACTCTTCGTCTCCTGTTTGTCCCTCAGTGAAAACCTG GTCTCCGGTGGAAGATCATTCTCTATAGACTACAAAAACGACTGTTTCCTCAAGGATGGGAAGCCTTTTCAGTTCATTTCAGGCAGCGTCCACTACTCAAGAATCCCCCGGCAATACTGGAAGGACCGGCTCGTAAAGATGTACATGACTGGTCTCAATGCTGTTCAAGT ATATGTGCCCTGGAACTTCCATGAAGCTGTACCGGACGTCCACGACTTCACAGCTGACAGAGATTTGGAGCATTTTTTGGATCTGGCCAATCAGACTGGTCTTCTGGTTATCCTGCGTCCAGGACCGTACATCTGTGCAGAATGGGAAATG GGTGGATTACCGGCGTGGCTTCTTCAGAAACCAAACATCATACTCCGCTCTGCTGACACGG ATTATCTGCAGGCAGTCAGTAACTGGCTTGCTGTTCTCCTTCCCAAAATGAGACCATGGCTCTATATCAATGGGGGTAACATCATCAGTGTCCAG GTGGAGAATGAATATGGAAGCTACTACGCCTGTGACTACAACTACATGCGTCAGCTGCGGACTCTGTTTCGCCACTTTCTCGGTGAAGACGTGGTGCTGTTCACCACCGACGGGAACACAGACAAGGAAATGAAGTGCGGTACTCTCGAAGGATTATATGCCACGGTGGACTTTGGCACAG ACACCAATGTAACTGAAGCCTTCAGTCGGCAAAGAAGGTTTGAACCTCAAGGCCCCCTG GTGAACTCGGAGTTCTACACTGGCTGGTTGGACCACTGGGGAGATCAGCATGCTGTGGTCAATACTCAGAAGGTCAGCAAAGTACTAGAAGAGATGCTAACCATGGGGGCCAACGTCAACAT GTACATGTTTGAGGGAGGCACTAACTTTGGCTActggaatg GTGCCGATCATGACAACAAGTATCGCTCAGTCGTGACTAGTTACGATTACGATGCCCCGCTATCTGAGGCAGGAGACCCCACAGAGAAGCTGCTGGCCATCAGAGAAGTCATCAAGCAG TTCAGAGAAATTCCTTCCGGATCCATGCCACCAGCAACTCCCAAGTTTGCCTATGGCTTTGTGACCCTGAGAAAG GTTGGAAGCATCAATGATGTTTTGAACACCATTTCGCCTCTGGGGCCAGTCAGATCTCAGGATCCACTGACGTTTGAAGAGATAAAGCAG TACTATGGATACATGCTGTATCGAACCACGCTgccccgggacctctcgcagcCCACGCCACTCATCTCCCCACTGAATGGGGTTCATGACCGTGCATATGTGTCCGTCAATGGG GTTTTCCAGGGCCTGCTGGAAAGAGACAAAGTGCTGGTAATGAACGTCACTGGACAGCAGGGGGACACATTGGACATCCTTATTGAGAACATGGGCAGGGTTAACTTTGGCAGCAAAATCAACGATTACAAG GGCCTTGTGAGCAACCTGTTTCTGGGTAAAGACCTGTTGACTGATTGGAGGATCTATCCTCTGGATATTGATGGAGCCATCACTGGCGGATGGCCGCAATATGGACAGTCACTGCCCACTCCTGAGAAGGAAGCCTCAGCTGGACCGACCTTCTACACGGGAACGCTGCAGCCCAACGGCTTAGCGTGGGACACCTTTCTCAGACTTAGTGAATGGAGAAAG GGTCAGGTTTGGCTGAATGGTGTGAACCTAGGGCGATACTGGCCGGCCAGAGGCCCTCAAATGACTCTCTATGTCCCAGGATCTTTACTCAGCACCACCCGACCCAACAAGATCACAGTGCTGGAGCTGGAGGGGGCACCAGCACACATGCGGGTTCTGTTCATGGATCGGCCTCAGCTCAATTTCACTGTTGATAAATCATAA